A genomic region of Cannabis sativa cultivar Pink pepper isolate KNU-18-1 chromosome 1, ASM2916894v1, whole genome shotgun sequence contains the following coding sequences:
- the LOC115706220 gene encoding plant intracellular Ras-group-related LRR protein 6 — translation MDRLLKAARASGSLNLSNRSLREIPNEVYRSLDSVEDGEKWWEAVELQKLIVAHNNIKVLKEDLRNLPQLTVLNVSHNKLTELPAAIGELPALKSLDVSFNSIQQLPDEIGSAISLVKIDCSHNQLKELPTSLGRCVGLSDLKASNNSITSLPEDMVNCSKLSKLDVEANKLTMLSDNLIASWTQLTELNASKNFLSSIPESIGCLSRIIRLDLHQNRISSVPSSITGCCSLVEFYMGNNALSTLPAEIGTLSHLGTFDLHSNQLKEYPVEACKLRLSVLDLSNNSLTGLAPELGEMTTLRKLLLTGNPLRTLRSSLVSGPTQALLRYLRSRLPQSEEAENTTTSKVDVITMATRLSITSKELSLEGLGLSAVPSQVWESGEVVKVDLSRNSIQELPVELSSCTSLNTLILSRNKIKEWPGAIFKTLPNLLSLKLESNSLGQIPSDGFQAIPMLQVLDLSGNAASLPEHPPFSSLPHLQELYLRQMQIYEVPSEILSLQNLRILDLSRNSLQSIPLGFKNLTSLVEFDLSDNNISALPAELGFLEPSLQVLRLDGNPLRSIRRTILDRGTKAVLTYLKDKITDL, via the exons ATGGATCGCCTCCTCAAAGCTGCCAGAGCTTCCGGTTCCCTCAACCTCTCAAATCGCTCTCTCAG AGAAATTCCGAACGAGGTCTACCGGAGCTTGGATTCAGTTGAGGACGGCGAGAAGTGGTGGGAG GCTGTGGAGCTTCAAAAACTCATTGTAGCTCACAACAATATTAAAGTTTTGAAGGAAGATTTGAGAAATTTGCCTCAACTCACAGTCTTAAATGTCAGCCACAACAAACTTACGGAGCTTCCAGCTGCCATTGGAGA gcTTCCCGCGCTAAAATCATTGGATGTGTCCTTCAACTCGATACAACAATTACCTGACGAAATCGGGTCTGCAATATCACTTGTCAA AATTGATTGTTCACACAATCAGCTTAAGGAACTCCCGACCTCACTTGGAAGATGTGTGGGCTTATCAGACTTGAAG GCATCAAACAACAGCATCACCAGTTTGCCAGAAGATATGGTGAATTGTTCAAAATTGAGTAAACTAGATGTGGAG GCAAACAAGCTAACTATGCTATCTGATAATTTGATCGCATCATGGACCCAGCTTACGGAACTCAATGCAT CAAAAAATTTTCTGAGTAGCATACCAGAGAGCATTGGATGCCTTTCACGTATCATTCGTCTTGACCTCCATCAGAACA GAATTTCATCTGTCCCTTCATCAATAACTGGTTGTTGTTCCCTTGTGGAGTTCTACATGGG AAATAATGCACTGTCAACATTACCAGCAGAAATCGGGACACTCTCTCATTTAGGGACTTTTGATCTTCATTCAAATCAG CTGAAGGAGTACCCAGTGGAGGCATGCAAGTTGCGTCTCTCAGTCCTGGATCTCTCAAACAATTCATTGACTGGATTGGCTCCTGAGCTTG GTGAGATGACCACCCTGCGAAAACTTTTGCTTACTGGGAACCCTTTACGAACACTTCGAAG CTCATTGGTTTCTGGACCCACACAAGCTTTGTTGAGGTACCTTCGGAGTAGACTGCCTCAAAGTGAAG AAGCTGAAAACACAACTACATCAAAAGTAGATGTCATTACGATGGCAACTCGGTTGTCTATAACTTCAAAG GAACTTTCATTGGAAGGGTTGGGTTTGAGTGCTGTGCCCTCACAAGTATGGGAATCGGGTGAGGTCGTTAAAGTTGATCTTTCTAGGAATTCTATTCAAGAACTGCCAGTTGAACTTTCCTCGTGTACATCCCTCAAT ACTTTGATTCTGTCCAGAAACAAGATTAAGGAATGGCCTGGTGCTATTTTCAAGACACTTCCCAATCTACTGTCTTTGAAATTGGAAAGTAATTCACTTGGACAG ATTCCATCAGATGGGTTCCAAGCAATCCCTATGCTTCAGGTTCTGGATCTAAGTGGCAATGCAGCGTCATTGCCAGAGCATCCACCATTTTCTAGCTTGCCACATTTACAGGAGCTATACCTCAG ACAAATGCAGATATACGAAGTTCCATCTGAGATTTTGAGTTTACAGAATTTGAGGATACTTGACCTTAGCAGAAATTCCCTTCAATCAATTCCACTG GGATTCAAAAATCTTACTTCTCTTGTTGAGTTTGATCTATCTGACAATAACATATCAGCACTTCCCGCAGAGTTG GGTTTCCTTGAACCCAGTTTGCAGGTCTTAAGACTTGATGGAAATCCGTTGAGAAG CATCCGGAGGACAATCTTAGACAGAGGGAccaaggctgtcttgacatatTTGAAAGACAAAATTACAGATCTCTAG
- the LOC115706222 gene encoding uncharacterized protein LOC115706222: MALRYRPVLIEELPSHLILEILICGRLSAVDLACLELTSRTFGGSHGLYPHKFRSLVDFAAFQLCISNSTYSRLGLNLQRELCNRCSGNWKRVLRFLQSVEQSSDIVETSAGNMQITTGKYHTFLISNSSVYSCGSGLYGLLGHGSETTQCVTFTRISFPSKAHVVQVSASHNHAAFVMQSGEVFTCGDNSSFCCGHKDTNRPIYRPRLVEALKGVPCKQVAAGLNFTVFLTKQGHVYSCGTNTHGQLGHGDTMDRPTPKLIELLKEVGSVVQIAAGLSYVLAVMDDGTVYSFGSGSNFCLGHGEQHAEFLPRIIQRFRRNGIHVVRVSAGDEHAVALDSSGYVYTWGKGYCGALGHGDENDKTTPQLLNIVKSNVAVQVCARKRKTFVLIDSGSVYGFGWMSFGSLGFPDRGASDKVTRPQILDCLRDHHVSQISTGLYHTVAVTNRGRIFGFGDNERAQLGHDTLRGCLRPTEIFVEEMTDGLDLIPDTDSA, encoded by the exons ATGGCCCTACGGTATAGGCCGGTTTTGATAGAGGAATTGCCATCACATTTGATTTTGGAAATTTTGATCTGTGGGAGGCTCAGCGCCGTTGATCTTGCATGCTTAGAGTTGACTTCTAGGACCTTTGGAGGAAGTCACGGATTGTACCCTCATAAGTTTCGGTCATTGGTGGATTTTGCTGCATTTCAGCTATGTATCTCCAATTCTACATATTCTCGTCTGGGACTGAATCTTCAGAGGGAACTCTGCAATCGTTGCAGTGGGAATTGGAAACGGGTTTTAAGGTTCTTGCAATCTGTGGAGCAATCTTCTGACATAGTGGAGACCTCAGCAGGCAAT ATGCAAATTACCACTGGAAAGTATCACACATTCCTGATCAGTAATTCGTCAGTGTACTCATGTGGTTCTGGCTTGTACGGTCTTCTTGGTCATGGATCCGAAACTACGCAGTGTGTAACATTTACGCGGATTAGCTTTCCATCTAAAGCACACGTGGTCCAAGTCTCAGCTTCCCATAATCATGCTGCTTTTGTCATGCAATCTGGAGAG GTGTTCACATGTGGGGACAATTCATCATTTTGCTGTGGACACAAAGATACAAATCGCCCCATTTATAGGCCTAGGCTTGTTGAAGCATTGAAGGGAGTTCCTTGCAAACAG GTTGCTGCAGGTCTTAATTTTACGGTGTTCCTCACAAAGCAAGGTCATGTTTATTCATGTGGAACTAACACACATGGCCAACTTGGTCATGGTGACACAATGGATAGACCGACACCTAAACTCATTGAACTGCTCAAGGAAGTTGGCTCTGTTGTTCAAATTGCTGCTGGTCTGAGTTATGTGTTGGCTGTAATGGATGATGGAACAGTCTACTCCTTCGGGTCAGGTTCAAATTTTTGTCTTGGTCATGGCGAGCAACACGCTGAGTTCTTACCACGTATAATCCAGAGATTCAGGAGAAATGGCATTCATGTGGTTCGAGTGTCAGCTGGTGATGAACATGCGGTGGCCCTTGATTCCAGTGGATAC GTGTATACTTGGGGAAAAGGCTACTGTGGTGCATTGGGCCATGGAGATGAGAATGACAAGACCACACCACAACTCTTGAACATCGTCAAAAGCAATGTTGCTGTGCAG GTCTGTGCACGAAAGAGGAAAACCTTTGTTCTAATCGATTCTGGCTCGGTTTATGGTTTTGGTTGGATGAGTTTTGGTAGTCTCGGGTTTCCTGACAGGGGAGCATCTGACAAAGTCACCAGGCCTCAAATTCTTGACTGTTTAAGAGATCACCATGTTTCTCAAATTAGCACGGGGCTATACCACACTGTTGCAGTCACAAACCGAGGGCGAATCTTTGGATTCGGAGACAACGAAAGGGCACAGCTTGGGCATGACACTTTGAGAGGGTGCCTTAGACCTACAGAAATTTTTGTAGAAGAAATGACTGATGGGTTGGATCTTATACCAGACACTGACAGTGCGTAA
- the LOC115707723 gene encoding CBS domain-containing protein CBSX5 has protein sequence MAVSLLSHEISDLCLAKPALRSLPVTATVADALAALKTSDEAFISVWDCNHSSESLAGGDSHECRCIGKVSMVDVICYLCKEENLLSPSAALKSPLSNILSKIPGLVIHLEPSSSLLDAIDLILQGAQNLVVPIKRRLGSNTRRKHLPKSGGASATTTIHGGGREFCWITQEDVVRFLLSSIGLFSPILAISIEALGIINRDVLSTDYHAPAISSIDLISSSLADQTSVAVVDSEGFLIGEISSFTLTCCDESVAAAIATLTSGDLMAYIDGGGPPEDLVRVVNQRLDERNLEGMLEYFNTISSGNQTISSFSSSSDEESSLSPKTTLSRSSSARLGRSASYSARMVRRVEAIVCHRESSLVAVMIQAIAHRVNYVWVIEDDCSLIGIVTFSEILKVFREYTMA, from the exons ATGGCAGTGAGCTTGTTATCACATGAGATTTCCGATCTCTGTCTCGCCAAGCCGGCGTTGAGGTCTCTCCCCGTCACCGCCACCGTCGCCGACGCCTTGGCCGCCTTGAAAACCTCAGACGAGGCCTTCATCAGTGTATGGGACTGCAACCATTCGTCGGAATCCCTGGCCGGCGGCGACAGCCACGAGTGCAGGTGTATTGGAAAGGTGTCCATGGTTGATGTAATATGCTACCTCTGTAAAGAAGAGAATCTCTTGTCCCCTTCAGCTGCCTTGAAATCACCTCTCTCTAATATTCTGTCTAAGATTCCAGGACTCGTCATTCATTTGGAACCATCTTCCAG CTTGTTGGATGCCATTGATTTGATCCTCCAAGGAGCTCAAAACTTAGTTGTACCCATTAAGAGAAGATTAGGTAGCAACACAAGAAGAAAACACCTGCCGAAAAGCGGCGGCGCGTCTGCAACAACCACCATTCACGGCGGTGGTCGTGAATTTTGCTGGATAACGCAAGAAGACGTAGTTAGGTTCCTCCTCAGCTCAATCGGGCTCTTTTCCCCAATCCTAGCAATCTCAATCGAAGCGCTCGGAATCATCAACCGTGACGTTCTCTCAACCGATTACCACGCGCCGGCGATCTCCTCTATCGATCTAATCTCCAGCTCACTTGCTGATCAGACCTCAGTTGCAGTCGTCGACTCCGAAGGTTTCCTTATCGGCGAGATCTCGTCGTTCACGTTAACTTGCTGCGACGAGAGCGTGGCGGCGGCGATCGCGACGCTTACATCTGGTGATCTGATGGCTTACATTGACGGTGGAGGTCCACCGGAGGATCTTGTTAGAGTTGTGAACCAGAGATTAGATGAGAGGAATTTAGAAGGAATGTTAGAGTATTTCAACACAATTTCGAGCGGGAACCAAACAATCTCGTCGTTTTCGTCTTCATCAGACGAAGAATCGTCTTTATCTCCGAAGACGACATTGTCGAGGTCTTCGTCGGCGAGGTTAGGCCGATCAGCGAGCTACTCGGCGAGGATGGTAAGAAGAGTAGAGGCAATCGTTTGCCATAGAGAGAGCTCGCTGGTTGCGGTTATGATTCAGGCCATAGCTCACAGAGTAAATTACGTTTGGGTTATCGAAGATGACTGTAGCTTGATCGGAATCGTCACATTTTCCGAGATTTTGAAGGTTTTCCGAGAATATACAATGGCATAG
- the LOC115706218 gene encoding nuclear/nucleolar GTPase 2 — protein sequence MTKKTERKVSISGKPKHSNDANRIDKKNGSRTAATVRRLNMYNTRPKRDRKGKVLRNEFQSDELPCTRIQPDRRWFGNTRVVNQKELEFFREELQSRMSNNYNVILKERKLPLSLLNDHQKQARVHLLDREPFQDAFGPKTKRKRPRLLAADYDSLLKKADGSQDAFEEKHGDDVNVDEGEGDGFRDLVRHNMFEKGQSKRIWGELYKVIDSSDVVVQVLDARDPQGTRCRHLERHLKEHCKHKNMILLLNKCDLIPAWATKGWLRVLSKEYPTLAFHASVNKSFGKGSLLSVLRQFARLKSDKQAISVGFVGYPNVGKSSVINTLRTKTVCKVAPIPGETKVWQYITLTKRIFLIDCPGVVYQNNHDTETDIVLKGVVRVTNLEDASEHIGEVLTRVKKEHLERAYKIKDWEDDNDFLVQLCKLSGKLLRGGEPDLKTAAKMVLHDWQRGKIPFFVPPPKQEEDEASVEPNIKGISTDTTEDSNKASAAFKAIAGVISSQQQMTVPVQRDLFSETELRGEAGEQLPTSKSESAQQLPADQSMSDNQLPVIES from the exons ATGACGAAGAAGACAGAAAGGAAAGTTAGCATTTCGGGGAAGCCGAAGCACTCTAATGACGCGAATCGAATTGATAAGAAAAATGGTTCTCGTACTGCCGCCACGGTTCGCCGACTTAATATGTACAACACGAGACCCAAGCGTGATCGCAAAGGAAAGGTTTTAAGGAATGAATTTCAGTCTGACGAGCTGCCATGTACCCGAATCCAACCCGACCGCCGATGGTTTG GAAATACCCGTGTTGTAAATCAGAAGGAGCTCGAGTTTTTCCGTGAAGAACTTCAAAGCCGAATGTCTAATAACTATAATGTTATTTTGAAGGAGAGAAAACTGCCTTTGTCTCTCTTGAATGATCACCAGAAG CAAGCGAGAGTTCATCTGCTCGACAGAGAGCCCTTTCAGGATGCTTTTGGACCAAAAACTAAGAGGAAGCGACCAAGACTCTTAGCTGCTGATTATGATTCTTTACTCAAAAAAGCTGATGGTTCTCAGG ATGCATTTGAGGAGAAGCATGGTGATGATGTCAATGTTGACGAAGGTGAAGGGGATGGATTCAGAGACCTGGTTCGACACAATATGTTTGAGAAGGGTCAAAGTAAACGTATTTGGGGTGAACTCTACAAAGTTATAGATTCTTCGGATGTTGTTGTCCAG GTTTTGGATGCGAGGGACCCACAAGGAACAAGATGTCGCCACTTAGAAAGGCATTTGAAAGAGCATTGCAAACACAAAAACATGATTCTTTTGTTAAACAAG TGTGACTTGATTCCTGCATGGGCAACAAAAGGATGGCTGAGGGTACTATCCAAGGAATATCCAACTCTTGCTTTCCATGCTAGTGTCAACAAGTCATTTGGCAAG gGTTCTCTTCTCTCAGTTTTGAGACAATTTGCTCGCTTGAAGAGTGACAAGCAAGCAATTTCTGTTGGATTTGTGGGATATCCCAATGTTGGGAAGTCATCAGTTATCAACACATTGCGAACAAAAACT GTTTGCAAGGTTGCTCCTATCCCTGGGGAAACTAAAGTATGGCAATATATCACACTTACAAAGAGGATTTTCTTAATTGACTGTCCTGGAGTTGTTTATCAAAACAACCATGACACTGAAACAGATATTGTGTTGAAGGGAGTG GTCCGTGTCACAAACTTGGAAGATGCTTCAGAACACATAGGAGAAGTTTTGACTCGTGTTAAGAAAGAGCACCTGGAAAGAGCTTACAAGATTAAAGACTG GGAAGATGACAACGATTTTCTTGTTCAACTATGCAAACTGTCGGGCAAACTCTTGAGG GGTGGTGAACCTGATTTGAAGACGGCAGCAAAGATGGTACTTCATGACTGGCAGAGGGGTAAAATACCATTTTTCGTGCCACCACCAAAGCAAGAAGAAGACGAGGCATCAGTTGAACCCAACATTAAAGGCATTAGCACAGATACAACAGAAGATAGCAACAAGGCATCTGCAGCGTTTAAAGCTATTGCTGGTGTAATTTCGTCCCAGCAGCAAATGACTGTCCCTGTTCAAAGGGATCTTTTCAGTGAGACTGAATTGAGGGGTGAAGCAGGTGAGCAGCTTCCAACTAGCAAGAGCGAGTCGGCCCAGCAACTTCCAGCTGATCAGAGTATGTCAGATAACCAACTTCCAGTAATCGAGTCTTAG